From one Trifolium pratense cultivar HEN17-A07 linkage group LG1, ARS_RC_1.1, whole genome shotgun sequence genomic stretch:
- the LOC123882777 gene encoding E3 ubiquitin-protein ligase RSL1-like isoform X2: MEQQEEIVPNITDDDEAYAQELQFQQTLADSLITSTPPPPPPPQPSPSLLCVASSSSKPVDVAIILNVEKIKLETNEESNESSSSSIIICEICAETKKTEEMFNNQSCSHSFCSECVIKQVETKIHEKIANVSCPGLNCKGVLELESCISLLPKELIDKWNDALCEALFCSVPKFYCPFKDCSAMLLDENEGVEDIRESECPFCHRLFCASCHVPWHPGIGCEEYQKLNVDERGSDDLVVRELANQKQWRRCPTCKFYVEKNGGCLHITCRLLENIQRCI, from the exons ATGGAGCAGCAAGAAGAGATTGTTCCGAATATCACGGACGATGATGAAGCCTATGCTCAAGAGTTACAGTTTCAACAAACCCTTGCCGACTCACTCATCACCTCCACGCCGCCGCCGCCACCACCACCGCAACCGTCGCCGTCGTTACTCTGCGTCGCATCTTCTTCGTCAAAACCTGTGGATGTTGCAATTATCCTCAACGTAGAGAAGATAAAACTCGAGACCAATGAAGAATCAAATGAatcgtcttcttcttcaatcatcATTTGCGAGATTTGTGCAGAAACAAAGAAGACTGAAGAAATGTTTAACAATCAAAGTTGTTCACATTCATTTTGTTCTGAATGTGTTATCAAACAAGTGGAAACAAAAATCCATGAAAAAATAGCAAATGTTTCTTGTCCTGGTTTGAATTGCAAAGGTGTGTTAGAGCTTGAATCTTGCATTTCATTGCTTCCTAAAGAATTGATTGATAAGTGGAATGATGCATTGTGTGAAGCACTTTTTTGTTCTGTTCCTAAATTTTACTGTCCTTTTAAGGATTGTTCTGCAATGTTGCTTGATGAAAATGAAGGTGTGGAAGATATTAGAGAATCTGAGTGTCCTTTTTGTCATAGGTTGTTTTGTGCAAGTTGTCATGTTCCTTGGCATCCTGGGATTGGTTGTGAGGAGTATCAGAAATTGAATGTGGATGAAAGAGGAAGTGATGATCTTGTTGTTAGAGAGCTTGCTAATCAGAAACAATGGAGAAGGTGTCCTACATGTAAATTCTATGTTGAAAAAAATGGAGGTTGTTTGCATATTACTTGCAG GTTATTAGAAAACATACAAAGATGCATTTGA
- the LOC123882777 gene encoding E3 ubiquitin-protein ligase RSL1-like isoform X1: MEQQEEIVPNITDDDEAYAQELQFQQTLADSLITSTPPPPPPPQPSPSLLCVASSSSKPVDVAIILNVEKIKLETNEESNESSSSSIIICEICAETKKTEEMFNNQSCSHSFCSECVIKQVETKIHEKIANVSCPGLNCKGVLELESCISLLPKELIDKWNDALCEALFCSVPKFYCPFKDCSAMLLDENEGVEDIRESECPFCHRLFCASCHVPWHPGIGCEEYQKLNVDERGSDDLVVRELANQKQWRRCPTCKFYVEKNGGCLHITCRCRFEFCYACGEQWSSTHGGCQKN; encoded by the exons ATGGAGCAGCAAGAAGAGATTGTTCCGAATATCACGGACGATGATGAAGCCTATGCTCAAGAGTTACAGTTTCAACAAACCCTTGCCGACTCACTCATCACCTCCACGCCGCCGCCGCCACCACCACCGCAACCGTCGCCGTCGTTACTCTGCGTCGCATCTTCTTCGTCAAAACCTGTGGATGTTGCAATTATCCTCAACGTAGAGAAGATAAAACTCGAGACCAATGAAGAATCAAATGAatcgtcttcttcttcaatcatcATTTGCGAGATTTGTGCAGAAACAAAGAAGACTGAAGAAATGTTTAACAATCAAAGTTGTTCACATTCATTTTGTTCTGAATGTGTTATCAAACAAGTGGAAACAAAAATCCATGAAAAAATAGCAAATGTTTCTTGTCCTGGTTTGAATTGCAAAGGTGTGTTAGAGCTTGAATCTTGCATTTCATTGCTTCCTAAAGAATTGATTGATAAGTGGAATGATGCATTGTGTGAAGCACTTTTTTGTTCTGTTCCTAAATTTTACTGTCCTTTTAAGGATTGTTCTGCAATGTTGCTTGATGAAAATGAAGGTGTGGAAGATATTAGAGAATCTGAGTGTCCTTTTTGTCATAGGTTGTTTTGTGCAAGTTGTCATGTTCCTTGGCATCCTGGGATTGGTTGTGAGGAGTATCAGAAATTGAATGTGGATGAAAGAGGAAGTGATGATCTTGTTGTTAGAGAGCTTGCTAATCAGAAACAATGGAGAAGGTGTCCTACATGTAAATTCTATGTTGAAAAAAATGGAGGTTGTTTGCATATTACTTGCAG GTGCCGGTTTGAGTTTTGTTATGCTTGTGGAGAACAATGGAGTTCTACTCATGGTGGTTGCCAAAAAAATTAG